One Tunturibacter gelidoferens genomic region harbors:
- a CDS encoding carbohydrate kinase family protein: MTKLSKVDLVGVGLNATDTVIPLTNYPPRGSKVEYQTATVLPGGQVASTVVACQRWGIKTRYVGKLGDDAAAALHREAFAHAGVETQIITAAGAASPQSLILVDAGGERTVLCRRDERLILQPTDLNREWIVNARALHVDGHDTAAATLAATWARAAGIPVIADLDELYLGVEELIENIDYLIVSRDFPQRLTSEPSLEKALQLIQRRYKCTLVAATLGEEGVVAWDGKQFHHTPAFCVSVVDTTGAGDIFHAGFIYGLLQEWPLARQLDFACAAAALNCTAVGARGGIQPLETIEDLMKAGSRHHTPHYV; this comes from the coding sequence ATGACGAAACTGTCGAAGGTCGATCTCGTGGGCGTGGGGCTCAACGCCACCGACACCGTTATCCCCCTGACAAACTACCCACCACGTGGCTCTAAGGTTGAGTACCAAACTGCGACCGTCCTACCGGGAGGACAAGTCGCGTCGACAGTCGTCGCCTGCCAGCGCTGGGGAATCAAAACACGATATGTAGGCAAGCTGGGCGACGACGCAGCCGCCGCACTTCATCGCGAAGCCTTCGCTCACGCGGGAGTCGAGACCCAAATCATCACAGCCGCAGGCGCCGCCAGTCCACAGTCCTTGATCCTCGTCGACGCCGGCGGCGAAAGAACCGTCCTCTGCCGCCGAGACGAGCGACTCATCCTTCAGCCGACCGACCTCAACCGCGAATGGATCGTCAACGCGCGGGCGCTTCATGTCGATGGACACGACACCGCCGCTGCAACCCTCGCGGCGACCTGGGCTCGCGCTGCCGGCATACCGGTCATCGCCGATTTAGATGAGCTCTATCTCGGCGTAGAAGAGCTCATCGAAAACATCGACTACCTCATTGTGAGCCGGGATTTCCCCCAACGTCTGACGTCGGAGCCCAGCCTCGAAAAAGCGCTACAGCTAATCCAACGTCGCTATAAATGCACTCTCGTAGCCGCCACGCTGGGCGAAGAGGGCGTCGTCGCCTGGGATGGCAAGCAGTTCCATCACACTCCCGCCTTTTGCGTCTCCGTTGTCGACACCACCGGCGCCGGAGATATCTTCCACGCAGGATTCATCTACGGCCTGCTGCAAGAATGGCCTCTTGCACGCCAACTCGACTTTGCCTGCGCCGCAGCTGCTCTGAACTGCACCGCCGTAGGCGCCAGAGGCGGAATCCAACCCCTCGAAACCATCGAAGATCTAATGAAAGCCGGCTCACGACATCACACGCCTCACTATGTCTAG
- the fdhD gene encoding formate dehydrogenase accessory sulfurtransferase FdhD, which translates to MKSSAPISQQNLQANPELSRATHALAIEKVVGFSSHHAQDSLAVEEPLEIQLAHGALDARSVKSISVTMRTPGHDFDLVAGFLMTEGVVRDPNDIDQIVYLANSTELPAANLQMESALPYRPEKNVVRVDLAPDVAVSLANLERNFYTTSSCGICGKASLLALQTVCPPRRKNVFQIEADTLYQLPNRLREAQTLFNQTGGIHGAALFNSAGEFLSVREDVGRHNAVDKLLGAEFLADRTPLRDTLLLLSGRASFELLQKALMGGVAMVASVGAPSSLAVQVAKDFDITLAGFLREGHFNIYNGAHHILGYTSD; encoded by the coding sequence ATGAAGAGCTCCGCTCCAATCTCACAGCAAAATCTCCAAGCAAATCCAGAGCTGAGCCGGGCCACCCACGCTCTGGCGATCGAAAAAGTCGTGGGCTTCAGCTCGCATCACGCCCAGGACTCCCTCGCCGTCGAGGAGCCACTCGAGATCCAACTTGCCCACGGCGCTCTCGACGCAAGATCCGTAAAGTCCATCTCCGTCACTATGCGCACACCCGGCCACGACTTCGACCTCGTCGCGGGCTTCCTCATGACCGAAGGAGTCGTGCGCGACCCAAACGACATCGACCAGATCGTCTATCTCGCCAACAGCACCGAACTCCCCGCAGCAAATCTCCAGATGGAGAGCGCGCTCCCTTATCGGCCGGAGAAAAACGTCGTCCGCGTAGACCTCGCACCCGATGTGGCCGTGAGCCTCGCCAATCTCGAGCGAAACTTCTACACCACCTCCAGCTGCGGCATCTGCGGCAAAGCCTCGCTGCTTGCGCTCCAGACCGTCTGTCCACCACGCAGAAAAAACGTCTTTCAAATTGAAGCCGACACTCTTTATCAGCTCCCGAATCGCCTGCGCGAAGCACAAACCCTCTTCAATCAAACCGGCGGAATTCACGGCGCAGCTCTCTTCAACTCCGCCGGTGAATTCCTCTCCGTCCGCGAAGATGTTGGCCGCCACAACGCCGTCGACAAGCTCCTCGGTGCAGAGTTTCTCGCCGACCGCACTCCCCTCCGCGACACACTGCTCTTACTCTCCGGCCGCGCCAGCTTCGAGCTCCTGCAGAAAGCTCTAATGGGCGGAGTCGCCATGGTCGCCTCTGTCGGTGCTCCCTCAAGCCTCGCCGTACAAGTTGCAAAGGACTTCGACATCACCCTCGCAGGCTTCCTCCGCGAAGGTCACTTCAACATCTACAACGGCGCACACCACATACTCGGTTACACATCAGACTAA
- a CDS encoding Do family serine endopeptidase: MSFETNKLVGNAGRVAVPAGAAAALVLAAGMFVHHNGVHAAMIASPISSPAPMDDNSVSSLVALDNAVEAVAARVTPAVVNVAVTSRGSAEHQVGEDQEDGQEQGQALPPGLQQFFGQLPPGMMQQLHPQQPQLEHGIGSGIIISPDGYIVTNNHVIDGAVEMRVTLHDRRVLKAKLVGRDPLTDIAVIKVEAHDLPSIAWGDSTKLKPGQTVLAFGSPFGYFQFSVTRGIVSAVDRQNPYRDDARKPGGYIQTDAAINPGNSGGPLVNARGELVGINTFIISNGGSFAGAGFAIPSQMVRATAEQLIKTGAVHHGYLGIGMNDVTPENASFFNLKEATGAIVTQVSPDSPAAQAGLKNGDVIDELNGQKVINGGALQVAVSEDTPGTTIALGLIRNGSSQTVNVKVGEYHKDAEVASNGESAGPQKGRLGLAVAELTPDVRQQLHIPSQVQGVAIQSVRPGSPADEASLAPGDVILEVDRHPVTSAEQFVNAAHANPTGKDLLLLVWSQGGASYRVVHPDAGNQSGM, encoded by the coding sequence ATGTCGTTTGAAACTAATAAATTAGTAGGTAATGCGGGACGGGTTGCCGTTCCCGCGGGTGCTGCCGCGGCTCTGGTGCTGGCAGCTGGGATGTTCGTTCATCACAATGGCGTGCATGCGGCAATGATTGCATCGCCGATCTCTTCTCCCGCACCGATGGATGACAACAGTGTGTCTTCACTGGTTGCGCTGGACAACGCTGTGGAGGCGGTTGCGGCGCGGGTTACGCCGGCGGTGGTTAACGTTGCGGTGACATCGCGTGGCTCGGCGGAACACCAGGTGGGTGAGGATCAGGAGGACGGTCAGGAGCAGGGTCAGGCATTGCCGCCGGGGCTTCAGCAGTTCTTTGGACAGCTGCCGCCGGGGATGATGCAGCAGCTCCATCCGCAGCAGCCGCAACTGGAGCATGGGATTGGTAGCGGGATCATCATCTCACCGGATGGTTATATCGTGACGAACAATCATGTGATCGATGGTGCGGTGGAGATGCGTGTGACGCTGCATGACCGGCGTGTGCTGAAGGCGAAGCTGGTTGGGCGTGATCCTCTGACAGACATCGCGGTGATCAAGGTGGAAGCGCACGACCTGCCGAGCATTGCGTGGGGCGATTCGACGAAGCTGAAGCCGGGACAGACGGTGCTGGCGTTCGGTAGTCCGTTTGGATACTTCCAGTTTTCGGTGACGCGCGGCATTGTGAGCGCTGTGGACCGGCAGAATCCGTATCGCGATGATGCGCGGAAGCCTGGCGGATATATTCAGACCGATGCTGCGATCAATCCTGGCAACTCGGGCGGACCGTTGGTGAATGCGCGCGGGGAGCTGGTTGGAATCAATACGTTCATCATCTCGAACGGTGGTTCGTTTGCGGGCGCGGGGTTTGCGATTCCTTCGCAGATGGTGCGGGCGACGGCGGAGCAGTTGATCAAGACGGGCGCGGTGCATCATGGCTATCTTGGGATCGGTATGAACGATGTGACGCCTGAGAATGCGAGCTTCTTCAACCTGAAGGAGGCGACGGGTGCGATTGTGACGCAGGTGTCGCCTGACTCTCCAGCTGCGCAGGCGGGGCTGAAGAACGGCGACGTGATCGATGAGCTGAATGGGCAGAAGGTGATCAACGGAGGCGCGCTGCAAGTCGCGGTGAGCGAAGATACTCCGGGGACGACGATTGCTTTGGGCCTTATTCGAAACGGGTCTTCGCAGACGGTGAACGTGAAGGTTGGCGAATATCACAAGGATGCCGAGGTGGCGAGCAATGGTGAGAGCGCGGGTCCGCAGAAGGGGAGGCTTGGACTTGCTGTTGCTGAGCTGACGCCTGATGTTCGGCAGCAGTTGCATATTCCTTCGCAGGTGCAGGGCGTTGCGATTCAGAGCGTTCGTCCGGGAAGTCCGGCGGATGAGGCGAGCCTTGCTCCTGGGGATGTGATCCTTGAGGTGGATCGGCATCCGGTAACTTCGGCGGAGCAGTTTGTGAATGCAGCGCACGCGAATCCGACAGGGAAGGATCTGTTGCTGCTGGTCTGGTCGCAGGGCGGTGCGAGCTATCGCGTGGTTCATCCGGATGCAGGAAACCAGAGCGGTATGTAA
- a CDS encoding M56 family metallopeptidase, with amino-acid sequence MDLNLLHAVEGLSRVAAGAVVSGLWQGLVLAACVWICLRLVPKTTAAVRFAVWTAVFAVLALLPLLHAYGIHSSDEAAGHGAVVQLDVRWSFAMAALWLTVAMVRGAKLAISAVQLRGIWKRATPLETGSGWDLSLAAAGWRGVTLCTSADVDRPSVIGFFSPRILIPLEVYERLTPAELEQIVLHEIGHLRRADDWMNLVQKIVLVLVPLNPVLLWIERRLCFERELACDDAVLRTTKAPKAYATCLTGLAEQRLRRRAAVLSLGAWERRSELAQRVHSILRRSEGMGRTQARVLMSVLVLGLVGGAAELSRCPQVVAFSGGAAALHADMQRSAAADAEYQAVAFRPSVANIPAAGATHETLLKASMPMGSTGQIIQPTKATAAKRRRSVHSAALLRAKQDRGMVRMQRWVVLTSWEESLQPRMVLTVSSERVFSSSFAAVPTAGGWLVIQL; translated from the coding sequence ATGGATTTGAACCTATTGCATGCTGTCGAAGGTCTGTCGCGAGTGGCGGCTGGTGCTGTGGTGTCGGGGTTGTGGCAGGGGCTGGTGCTGGCTGCCTGTGTGTGGATCTGTCTGCGGCTGGTGCCGAAGACTACGGCTGCGGTTCGGTTTGCGGTTTGGACGGCGGTGTTTGCAGTTCTGGCGTTGCTGCCGCTGCTTCATGCTTACGGAATTCATTCTAGTGATGAGGCGGCCGGTCATGGTGCAGTGGTGCAGCTGGATGTGCGATGGAGCTTTGCGATGGCTGCGCTGTGGCTGACGGTTGCGATGGTGCGCGGGGCGAAGTTGGCGATCAGTGCGGTGCAGCTGCGCGGGATTTGGAAGCGCGCGACGCCGTTGGAGACGGGCTCGGGTTGGGATTTGTCGCTGGCGGCAGCGGGGTGGCGTGGGGTGACGCTTTGCACGTCGGCGGATGTGGACCGGCCGAGTGTGATTGGATTTTTTTCGCCGCGGATCTTGATTCCCCTTGAGGTGTATGAGCGGCTTACTCCAGCGGAACTGGAGCAGATTGTGTTGCACGAGATTGGACATCTGCGGCGGGCCGATGACTGGATGAATCTGGTGCAGAAGATCGTTTTGGTGCTGGTGCCGCTGAATCCGGTTTTGCTATGGATCGAGCGAAGGTTGTGCTTCGAACGGGAGCTGGCGTGCGACGACGCAGTGCTTCGAACGACCAAGGCTCCGAAGGCCTACGCGACGTGCCTGACGGGGCTGGCTGAGCAGCGTTTGAGGCGGAGAGCAGCTGTGCTTTCGCTGGGTGCGTGGGAGAGACGATCGGAGTTGGCGCAGAGAGTGCATAGCATTCTGCGGCGCAGTGAAGGGATGGGCAGGACGCAGGCTCGCGTGTTGATGAGTGTGCTTGTGCTCGGACTCGTTGGGGGAGCGGCTGAGCTTTCACGTTGTCCGCAGGTTGTTGCGTTCTCCGGTGGTGCAGCTGCTTTGCATGCCGACATGCAGCGTTCCGCTGCGGCCGATGCAGAGTATCAAGCTGTCGCGTTTCGTCCTTCTGTAGCGAATATTCCTGCTGCGGGCGCGACACACGAGACTCTGCTAAAGGCTTCTATGCCGATGGGTTCGACTGGCCAGATTATTCAGCCAACGAAGGCAACTGCGGCTAAACGGCGTCGCTCGGTGCATTCGGCTGCGCTGCTGCGCGCGAAGCAGGATCGAGGGATGGTGCGGATGCAGAGATGGGTTGTGCTGACCTCTTGGGAGGAGTCGTTGCAGCCAAGGATGGTGCTCACGGTGTCGAGTGAGCGGGTGTTTTCTTCTTCGTTTGCAGCCGTGCCTACCGCGGGCGGCTGGCTGGTCATTCAACTTTAA
- a CDS encoding BlaI/MecI/CopY family transcriptional regulator: MPPKKSITLTEAELRLMKILWARGESAVGELVAAMPEGAALAYNSVLTTIRILEQKRYVSHRQEGRAFLYSPCVAEQEASRSEVRHMLQRFFGNSRERLLLSLLGDDEVTAEELQRLKEAIAVAADDRAGDEL, from the coding sequence ATGCCGCCGAAGAAGTCCATCACGTTGACAGAGGCTGAGTTACGGCTCATGAAGATACTGTGGGCGCGCGGCGAGTCGGCTGTGGGAGAGCTGGTGGCTGCGATGCCAGAGGGGGCGGCGCTGGCTTATAACTCTGTGCTGACGACGATCCGGATTCTGGAGCAGAAGAGGTATGTGAGTCACCGGCAGGAGGGCAGGGCGTTTCTGTATAGCCCCTGCGTTGCAGAGCAGGAGGCGAGCCGGTCCGAGGTTCGTCATATGCTGCAGCGTTTTTTTGGTAATTCGAGGGAGAGGTTGCTGCTTTCGCTGCTTGGGGATGACGAGGTGACGGCGGAGGAGTTGCAGCGCTTGAAAGAGGCGATTGCGGTGGCCGCGGATGACCGCGCGGGAGACGAACTGTGA
- a CDS encoding EAL domain-containing protein, with translation MAAEDANDLRRALEKNEIIPYFQPLVELRTGLLSGFEVLARWQHPVRGLIPPNDFIPLAEDTGLNGQLTGNLLRAVFAAAKNIPDHLTLSVNISLTQLTDFSLPKHIRSAAEQASFPLNRLILEITESALASNTEHAYRIATELKEQGSRLALDDFGTGYSSLRHLQSLPFDELKIDASFVRSMGHTRESRKIAAAIVGLGNSLSLTTVAEGVESQTIADMLLWLGCDLGQGWLYGRPVPPEQLPEVLAARLDPAPPIPEPRSPAADSTLPLRLEALPTQRLAQLNAIYDGVPVGLCFVDRNLRYVSVNKRLAGMHHLPVAAHLGRYISEVMPTVFPLCEPYLLRALNGEASNDLEICYPDPNPLNEKRTHLISFHPARDEADEVIGVSVSVVDITRRKQAEQALAESEDHYRHTVELNPQVPWTADPDGMILDASQRWESLTGLSVSDSLGTGWIRALHPDDVKPTSRIWTESLRTGRPLDVQYRIHRVDGAWRWMRARATARRGKNGKIIRWYGTVEDINDQRSAEEALRRSEARLKAVFDAVPVGIVIAEAPDGRVVMSNPRAEEILRSTEAAPAMIDDYCKESISFTPGPNSEATRNIDQDHDHPLAKAIMGGKSIGPTEYLRFHSDGSSAWISLTGAPVLDPDGKVSGGVVAIQDIDEDKREMQRLSDLNTVLKIKLETH, from the coding sequence ATGGCTGCGGAAGACGCGAACGATCTGCGTAGAGCGCTCGAGAAGAACGAAATTATTCCGTACTTTCAACCGCTGGTGGAGCTTCGCACAGGCCTGCTCAGCGGATTCGAGGTCCTCGCGCGTTGGCAGCACCCCGTCCGCGGTCTCATCCCTCCCAACGACTTCATTCCCCTCGCCGAAGACACCGGACTCAACGGCCAACTCACCGGCAACCTCCTCCGAGCCGTCTTCGCCGCCGCCAAAAACATCCCCGACCACCTCACCCTCTCGGTCAACATCTCCCTCACCCAGCTCACCGACTTCTCCCTCCCCAAACACATCCGCTCCGCCGCCGAGCAAGCCAGCTTTCCCCTCAACCGTCTCATCCTCGAGATCACCGAAAGCGCTCTCGCCAGCAACACAGAGCACGCCTACCGCATTGCCACCGAACTCAAAGAGCAAGGCTCCCGTCTCGCCCTCGACGACTTCGGCACCGGCTACTCCAGCCTCCGCCACCTCCAGTCACTTCCCTTCGACGAGCTCAAAATCGACGCCAGCTTCGTCCGTTCCATGGGCCACACCCGAGAGAGCCGCAAGATCGCCGCCGCCATCGTCGGCCTCGGCAACAGTCTCAGCCTCACCACGGTAGCCGAAGGCGTCGAAAGCCAAACCATAGCCGACATGCTCCTCTGGCTAGGTTGCGATCTCGGCCAGGGCTGGCTCTACGGTCGCCCCGTCCCGCCCGAACAACTCCCCGAGGTCCTCGCCGCCAGGCTCGACCCCGCTCCTCCCATCCCCGAGCCCCGCTCCCCCGCAGCCGACTCCACCCTACCTCTGCGCCTCGAAGCTCTGCCCACCCAACGCCTCGCCCAGCTCAACGCCATCTACGATGGTGTCCCGGTCGGCCTCTGCTTCGTCGATCGCAACCTGCGCTACGTCAGCGTCAACAAACGCCTCGCCGGAATGCATCACCTCCCCGTAGCCGCGCACCTCGGCCGTTATATCTCCGAGGTCATGCCAACCGTCTTCCCCCTCTGCGAACCCTACCTCCTCCGCGCACTCAACGGCGAAGCCAGCAACGACCTCGAGATCTGCTACCCGGACCCCAATCCCCTCAACGAAAAGCGCACTCATCTCATCTCCTTCCACCCCGCCCGCGACGAGGCCGACGAGGTCATCGGAGTCTCCGTCTCCGTCGTCGATATCACCCGTCGCAAACAGGCCGAGCAGGCTCTCGCCGAAAGCGAAGACCACTACCGTCACACCGTCGAACTCAACCCCCAGGTTCCCTGGACCGCCGACCCCGACGGCATGATCCTCGATGCCAGTCAAAGATGGGAGAGCCTCACCGGCCTTTCCGTTTCGGACTCTCTCGGAACCGGTTGGATCCGCGCCCTCCACCCCGACGACGTCAAACCAACCTCCCGCATCTGGACGGAGTCCCTCCGCACCGGCCGCCCACTCGACGTTCAGTACCGCATCCATCGCGTCGATGGCGCCTGGCGATGGATGCGCGCTCGCGCAACTGCACGCCGCGGAAAGAACGGCAAAATCATCCGCTGGTACGGCACCGTCGAGGACATCAACGACCAGAGAAGTGCCGAGGAGGCCCTCCGCCGCAGCGAAGCTCGTCTCAAAGCGGTCTTCGACGCGGTTCCAGTAGGGATCGTCATCGCTGAAGCACCCGATGGCCGCGTCGTCATGAGCAATCCGCGAGCCGAGGAGATCCTTCGCAGCACCGAGGCCGCTCCAGCCATGATCGACGACTACTGCAAAGAGTCCATCTCGTTCACACCCGGACCCAACTCGGAAGCCACCCGGAATATCGATCAGGACCATGACCATCCGCTCGCCAAAGCCATCATGGGAGGAAAATCCATCGGCCCAACCGAGTACCTCCGCTTCCACAGCGACGGTTCAAGCGCCTGGATCAGCCTCACCGGCGCCCCCGTTCTCGACCCGGACGGCAAAGTCTCCGGCGGCGTCGTCGCCATCCAGGACATCGACGAAGACAAGCGCGAGATGCAGCGCCTCTCCGACCTCAACACCGTCCTCAAAATCAAACTCGAAACTCACTAA
- a CDS encoding ethanolamine ammonia-lyase subunit EutB — MAHAHTIASVRYTFDSLADLLAKATPARSGDELAGIAATSAQQRVAAQRTLADLPLTHLLNEPIVPYETDEVTRLILDTSRTPAAIAAFAPISSLTVGELRDHLLSDDATPASLAALAPGLTPEMVAAVSKLMRLQDLILAARKINVVTKFRTTVGLPGRLSTRLQPNHPTDDPAGIAASILDGLLLGSGDAVIGINPVSDSVATLTNLLHLVDHIRRRYDIPTQSCVLAHLTTQMQAMQQGAPLDLLFQSIGGTEATNKSFGINLALLEEAHQQARSLNRAPENPTPNIMYFETGQGSSLSANAHHGAGGQGGARGQGIDQQTLEARAYAVARHFNPMLVNTVVGFIGPEYLYDGKQILRASLEDHFCGKLLGLPMGCDICYTNHAEADQDDMDVLLTMLGAAGVNYIMGVPGADDIMLHYQSTSFHDALYLRRLLNLRPAPEFESWLNTTAPHRLHLPAMLP; from the coding sequence ATGGCCCACGCCCACACCATAGCGAGCGTCCGTTACACCTTCGACTCCCTCGCCGATCTCCTCGCCAAAGCCACCCCCGCCCGCTCGGGCGACGAACTCGCAGGCATCGCCGCCACCAGCGCCCAACAACGCGTAGCCGCGCAGCGCACCCTCGCCGATCTCCCCCTCACCCACCTTCTCAACGAACCCATCGTCCCCTACGAGACCGACGAGGTCACCCGCCTCATCCTCGACACCAGCCGCACTCCCGCCGCCATCGCCGCCTTCGCTCCCATCTCCAGCCTCACCGTAGGCGAGCTGCGCGACCATCTCCTCTCGGACGACGCCACTCCCGCCAGCCTCGCCGCTCTCGCGCCCGGCCTCACTCCGGAGATGGTCGCCGCCGTCTCCAAACTCATGCGCCTCCAGGACCTCATCCTCGCAGCCCGCAAAATAAATGTCGTTACCAAATTTCGCACCACCGTAGGCCTTCCCGGCCGCCTCTCCACACGCCTCCAACCCAACCACCCGACAGACGATCCCGCAGGCATCGCCGCCTCCATCCTTGACGGCCTTCTCCTCGGCTCCGGCGACGCCGTCATCGGCATCAACCCCGTCTCCGACAGCGTTGCCACCCTCACCAACCTGCTCCACCTCGTCGATCACATCCGCCGCCGCTACGACATCCCCACCCAATCCTGCGTCCTCGCCCACCTCACCACCCAGATGCAGGCCATGCAGCAAGGCGCTCCGCTCGACCTCCTCTTCCAATCCATCGGAGGGACCGAAGCCACTAACAAGAGCTTCGGCATCAACCTCGCCCTCCTCGAAGAAGCCCACCAACAAGCCCGCAGCCTCAACCGCGCACCAGAGAACCCCACCCCCAACATCATGTACTTCGAAACCGGCCAGGGCAGCAGCCTAAGCGCCAACGCCCATCATGGTGCCGGAGGTCAGGGTGGCGCCCGCGGCCAGGGTATCGACCAGCAAACCCTCGAAGCCCGCGCCTACGCCGTAGCCCGCCACTTCAACCCAATGCTCGTCAACACCGTCGTCGGTTTCATCGGCCCCGAGTATCTCTACGACGGCAAGCAGATCCTCCGCGCCAGCCTCGAAGACCACTTCTGCGGCAAACTCCTCGGCCTCCCCATGGGCTGCGACATCTGCTACACCAACCACGCCGAAGCCGACCAGGACGACATGGACGTCCTCCTCACCATGCTCGGCGCCGCAGGCGTCAACTACATCATGGGCGTCCCCGGAGCCGACGACATCATGCTCCACTACCAGAGCACATCCTTCCACGACGCCCTCTACCTCCGCCGCCTCCTCAACCTCCGCCCAGCCCCCGAGTTCGAATCCTGGCTCAACACCACCGCCCCCCACCGCCTTCACCTGCCGGCCATGCTCCCCTAG
- a CDS encoding lipocalin-like domain-containing protein — MRSFLASIGCCFAVAASLTGYARSTHPATEEQGVTTVTDKLVGTWRLVSVETVRPNGEVIYPFYGRHPEGVLIYDRSGWMSVQIVSDPKPTLSSSSSREGLLAAAPSEKANLVDGYYAYCGTWTVDQSNSTVTHHIKQSLYPAERGTEGVRNFSLDGSRLILVAKGIHEMGEVHKRSLVWERVPSELP, encoded by the coding sequence ATGCGATCGTTTCTTGCCTCAATCGGTTGCTGTTTCGCGGTGGCCGCTAGTCTAACGGGTTACGCCCGATCGACCCATCCGGCCACAGAGGAGCAAGGCGTCACCACCGTAACGGACAAATTAGTTGGCACATGGCGGCTCGTCAGCGTTGAGACGGTTCGCCCGAACGGCGAAGTCATCTATCCGTTCTACGGCCGACATCCGGAAGGAGTGTTGATCTACGACCGCAGCGGTTGGATGAGCGTGCAGATTGTTTCGGACCCAAAACCAACTTTGTCTAGCAGTAGCTCTCGCGAGGGGTTGCTGGCGGCGGCGCCGTCTGAAAAGGCTAATCTGGTTGACGGTTACTATGCGTATTGCGGTACCTGGACTGTAGACCAGTCAAACTCCACAGTGACCCACCACATCAAACAATCACTATATCCAGCCGAGCGGGGCACGGAGGGTGTCCGGAACTTTTCCCTGGATGGTAGCCGGCTGATATTGGTCGCAAAAGGGATTCATGAGATGGGAGAAGTTCACAAACGGAGTCTAGTTTGGGAGCGCGTTCCGTCTGAGTTGCCATAG
- a CDS encoding phospholipase D-like domain-containing protein, translating into MSRSVIVLPDDSAQPILDAIHGAKDSIRVKMFVFSDPTLLQAVMEAHQRGVKVRVMLNPERRDGEKENGESRIALTDAGIEVLDSNPCFDLTHEKSMVIDDRMAFVESLNWETKNLTETRDYAIVTTHKHEVEEVMECFDADWKREDFKAGDHSHLIWCIGNGRQRLGQLIDEAKESLWLQNERYQDPTIIEHLVRANQRGVKVHIMARPPHKLKKDKLIEGVSGLRVLEDIGVKIHKLKHIKLHAKLLLADDARAIIGSINLAPGSFDSRRELAIEVRDDHILDRLLKTVRYDWENSKKLDLSDEGLLAELEQYDPNVAEDLGLETHKGGKKC; encoded by the coding sequence ATGTCGCGCTCTGTGATTGTTTTGCCTGACGACTCCGCTCAGCCGATTTTGGACGCCATTCATGGTGCGAAGGATTCGATCCGGGTAAAGATGTTTGTATTTTCGGATCCGACTTTGCTGCAGGCGGTGATGGAGGCGCATCAGCGCGGGGTGAAGGTGCGGGTGATGCTGAACCCGGAGCGGCGGGATGGGGAGAAGGAGAACGGCGAGTCGCGGATTGCGTTGACGGACGCGGGGATCGAGGTGTTGGACAGCAATCCTTGCTTTGACCTGACGCATGAGAAGTCGATGGTGATCGATGACAGGATGGCGTTTGTCGAGTCGCTGAACTGGGAGACGAAGAATCTTACCGAGACGCGGGACTATGCGATTGTGACGACGCATAAGCACGAGGTCGAAGAGGTGATGGAGTGCTTCGACGCGGACTGGAAGCGGGAGGACTTCAAGGCGGGGGATCACTCGCATCTGATCTGGTGTATCGGCAATGGGAGGCAGCGGCTGGGGCAGCTGATCGATGAGGCGAAGGAGTCGCTGTGGCTGCAGAATGAGCGGTACCAGGACCCGACGATCATTGAACACCTGGTAAGGGCGAATCAGCGGGGGGTGAAGGTCCATATTATGGCGCGGCCTCCGCATAAGCTGAAGAAAGACAAGCTGATTGAGGGTGTGAGCGGGCTGAGGGTGCTCGAAGATATCGGCGTGAAGATTCACAAGCTGAAGCACATCAAGCTGCATGCGAAGCTGCTGCTGGCCGATGATGCGCGGGCGATCATTGGGTCGATCAATCTTGCTCCGGGGAGCTTTGATAGCCGGCGGGAGCTGGCGATCGAGGTGAGGGATGATCACATCCTTGATCGTTTACTCAAGACCGTCCGGTATGACTGGGAGAACTCGAAGAAGTTGGACTTGAGCGATGAGGGACTGCTGGCTGAGTTGGAGCAGTACGATCCGAATGTTGCTGAGGATCTGGGGTTGGAGACGCACAAGGGTGGGAAGAAGTGTTGA